A portion of the Chlamydia caviae GPIC genome contains these proteins:
- a CDS encoding DNA polymerase III subunit delta, with translation MQEHTCFQDFSKFYKEKAPALTVIGSNSEEDKSVCMELLVSGKTQEFDASGLTISDLSKWTESYGLFASKEVISIFQAEKLSQQTRDFLIRYARNPRPHLIVFLFTTKQSCFQSLRKELSSAAFLSLFGEWQSDREKRMTVLLSQRAALLGVTCSLALASAFIKKFPLGEMHNLIGEFHKLLCCIGKKQALEYSDIESFVVKKEQVSLWKLRDAILQRNTAESQALLRALLLEHGEDPLGLIAFLRGQCLYGLRSLEKETADRKHRFFIAYGKERLHQALSHLFYAESIIKNNVQDSIIAVETLLIRMTNS, from the coding sequence ATGCAAGAGCATACGTGCTTCCAAGATTTTTCCAAATTCTACAAGGAAAAGGCTCCTGCTCTTACGGTCATCGGCTCAAATTCTGAAGAAGATAAGAGTGTCTGCATGGAGCTTCTTGTTTCTGGGAAAACTCAGGAATTTGATGCTTCAGGGTTGACAATCAGCGATTTATCAAAGTGGACTGAATCTTATGGATTATTTGCCTCTAAAGAGGTGATTTCTATTTTCCAGGCTGAGAAGCTATCGCAGCAAACTCGAGATTTTCTTATTCGCTATGCGAGAAATCCCCGCCCCCACCTTATTGTATTTTTATTCACTACGAAACAATCGTGTTTTCAATCTTTACGTAAAGAACTCTCTTCCGCAGCTTTTTTATCGTTATTTGGTGAGTGGCAGTCGGATAGAGAGAAGCGCATGACCGTTCTTCTCTCTCAAAGAGCTGCACTTTTAGGGGTGACATGTTCTTTAGCTTTAGCCTCGGCATTTATTAAGAAATTTCCTCTAGGGGAGATGCATAACCTTATAGGAGAATTTCATAAGTTGTTGTGTTGCATAGGGAAAAAGCAAGCGCTAGAGTATAGCGATATTGAAAGCTTTGTAGTGAAAAAGGAACAAGTATCCTTATGGAAATTACGCGATGCTATTTTACAGAGGAATACTGCAGAAAGTCAGGCATTACTACGGGCTTTGCTTCTCGAACATGGAGAAGATCCTCTAGGATTGATAGCTTTTCTTCGAGGTCAGTGCTTATATGGTCTACGTAGTTTAGAAAAAGAAACAGCAGATAGGAAACATCGGTTTTTCATTGCCTATGGAAAAGAACGCCTCCATCAAGCGTTGAGTCATTTATTTTATGCCGAGAGTATTATAAAGAATAATGTCCAAGACTCTATAATAGCTGTTGAAACTTTGCTGATTAGGATGACAAATTCATGA
- a CDS encoding histone H1-like repetitive region-containing protein has translation MLRVQKKRSSKKTATKAVRKPAKKAATRKPVARKTVAKKTTARKTVRKATTARKTVAKKTTARKTVRKATTARKTVAKKTVAKKPAVRKTTARKPAARKAIAKPAISCHKNHRHSAACKRVCSSSAKRRCGSKSRVRTAHGWRQQLMKLVSR, from the coding sequence ATGTTGAGAGTACAAAAAAAGCGTAGCAGCAAGAAAACAGCTACCAAAGCTGTTCGTAAACCTGCTAAAAAAGCTGCTACTAGAAAGCCTGTTGCTAGAAAGACAGTTGCTAAGAAAACTACAGCTCGCAAAACAGTTAGAAAGGCTACAACAGCTCGCAAGACTGTAGCTAAGAAAACTACAGCTCGCAAAACAGTTAGAAAAGCTACAACAGCTCGTAAGACTGTAGCTAAGAAAACTGTAGCTAAGAAGCCTGCTGTTAGAAAAACTACAGCTCGCAAGCCAGCTGCTAGAAAAGCAATAGCAAAACCTGCTATCTCATGCCACAAGAATCATAGACACTCAGCTGCTTGCAAGCGTGTATGTTCTTCTTCAGCTAAAAGAAGATGTGGTTCTAAAAGTCGTGTTCGTACAGCTCATGGCTGGCGTCAACAATTAATGAAACTCGTTTCTCGTTAG
- a CDS encoding SAM-dependent methyltransferase has product MTLYIFPNTLGNRRVDLLPAVIGEIIPKLQGLIAESDRGGRAFLSLWKVQETHKFPIAVLNKNDRSIKAWDFYLEPIIKKQENWGLVSDSGLPCIADPGAGLVRRARALNLPIQAFSGPCSITLALMLSGLPGQNFTFLGYLPQNPKDRERCIKSSSGKQHTQICIETPYRNVHTFQALLETLPGYAELCVGVDITGDQEFVSTRSVDAWLRSADLDKVTKQITKIPAIFLFHTPR; this is encoded by the coding sequence ATGACTTTGTATATTTTCCCCAATACTTTAGGTAATCGACGTGTGGACCTTCTGCCTGCGGTTATCGGAGAGATTATCCCTAAACTCCAAGGTTTAATAGCGGAGAGTGATCGCGGGGGACGTGCTTTTCTTAGTCTCTGGAAAGTTCAAGAAACACATAAATTTCCCATTGCGGTGTTAAATAAAAATGATCGTTCTATAAAAGCTTGGGATTTTTACCTTGAGCCTATTATAAAAAAGCAGGAGAACTGGGGACTAGTCTCTGATTCTGGACTTCCTTGTATTGCAGATCCTGGAGCAGGACTCGTGCGTCGTGCTCGTGCTCTTAACCTTCCCATTCAGGCATTTTCAGGTCCATGTTCTATAACATTAGCGTTAATGCTGTCGGGATTGCCTGGACAGAATTTTACTTTTTTAGGGTACCTTCCGCAAAATCCCAAGGATAGGGAACGTTGTATAAAGAGTAGCTCAGGGAAACAACATACACAAATATGTATTGAAACGCCGTACCGTAATGTACATACATTTCAAGCGTTATTGGAAACTCTACCGGGATATGCTGAGCTATGTGTAGGTGTAGACATTACCGGAGATCAAGAGTTTGTTTCTACAAGATCTGTAGATGCTTGGTTGCGATCTGCAGATCTTGATAAGGTAACGAAACAAATCACAAAGATACCGGCAATTTTTTTATTTCACACTCCAAGATAA